One Equus asinus isolate D_3611 breed Donkey chromosome 30, EquAss-T2T_v2, whole genome shotgun sequence genomic window, AAACATTCAATGTAATAGTTTGTCAAATAAGATTATGAAAGGGccgcctggtggcctagtggttaagtttgtgcatgctctgcttccacagccccctggggttcgagggttcggatcctgggcacagacctacacactgctcatcaagccatgctgtggcagcatcctacatacaaaatagaggaagattggcagggtgttagctcagggccaatcttcctcaccaaaaaaaaaaaaaaagagagagagagagagacagagagagattatGACAGTGTTCAGTTATCTGAAGCACTTTATCCGGGCATGGAGCATTATTAGCATTATTGCTACCTTGCAAAGGTCTGTTTCGATCTGTAGATCTGTGCTATTTCTACTCTGATCCATTCACACTCAGTGTTGTACCCACATCTCACTGAAAGATCACccgacttttcttttttcctgagtccTTGACACGTGGAAATGATGGAGAGGGCTCGCTCCAGTTCCTGCCCAGCCCTCCAACGGCCCAGAACGGCCCCCCGGCCCCCTTGGGCTTCTGCACCCCCAGCAGGGTGGACCCTGCCCCTTAGAAGCTCCGCAATTTCTCTGAAATATCACTTCGGCACATGGCGTGAGGACCTGAGGAGGGGGGTCTCCAGGAAGGTCCCGGGGGAGAGCTACCCCCTTGTCCCCCTGCCCTCTGGGGAAGTGGGGGGCTCTGCACATTCGGGTTGTCCCAAAGAGGAGACATGGGGAAACTCACAGACGACAGGCAGAGGGGCCACCGGAGTCCCCTCCGGTTTTCAAGGAGCGCCACACGCTCCAGGAGCTACGCGAAGCAGAAAGCGAGCTGGCTCCGCCGTGCCCTGGGCCCCTACACAGACTCTCAATAGGGTGGGTTTTCCTCTGCTTTGGAGGATTTGCCAGCTTGTGACAACAGGTTTTGGGGGACAAGATTTGAGACACAGTCCTCTGGATTTGGGACCAACCTGCCTGTTCTGGGTTCTGCCCGCTGGCTCGAGTGGGGCCTGGTTGCTCACTGTGTCTGGTTCCCTCCTCCAGATCAGGAAGAGGCAGCAGAAGGTGAGGCCGAGGCTGAGGCCGAGGACCATGCAGGAGGTGAGGctccgggggcgggggcggggggcttcGTCATGGTGCTCACGGTGCTGAGGGCCCCCAGCGCCACTCCTGCGGCAGCGAGAAACCCACCTGGAACAGGCTTTCCAACCTGTGCAACTGCGCCTCCTGTCTGGGTGGGGATTCAACCGTCAATTGTCCGATCAATGAACCTTGACTGCATACTCCTTCTGTGTCAGGCAGGggcatgcgtgcatgtgtgcgtgaGTGTGACTAGACAGCTCTTTGACTCCAGAAACCAGCAGGGTGCACTTTAGCTGGGACCTGTCTGTGGGGGAGGCTCTTGGCAGGGGGCTCTGAGCTCAGAACGAGGACCTTTCTTGATTTCTCGTGTTCTGTCTAGAAGATGGACAAGAAGAGGAAGCTAAAGAGGCTGAAGGTAAGGACTGTTGGACATCGGGAGAGACGTCTTGGGGTAGCAAGGGGACCCCTCCAAGCAGCTTTGGGGGATACTGCCCGCGGGGCCCCCTCCAGGGACGGGGAGAGGAGGGGCTCggggggagaagagagaactggTGGTGACCACGTAGGATCGAGAGGTTGGGCTCCAAAGTTCGGCTCCTGCTCCGTCAACAGAAGCTGCCGGGGCGGTGCCCAGAGGGAGAGGGGACCCCTGTCCGAGCCCCAGTCTGGGCAGGTCACCCAGAAGTCACATCCACACATGAGGCTTCTGGAGCTCAGGGAGATCACTGGTGGGTGTGGTGTCTGGAGGATGAAATCCCAAGACGTAGACGTCCATGTGGGTCACTGCTGTGGTCATTGTCACACCACAGCCTTACTGGGGGTCCAGGGGGGTCACAGTCTCCCttctggaggggaggggcagccGGCTAGGACTTGCAGTCATGCCCATCAGctccctggccctgtggccaccAGGAAGTCCGGGGTCAGGCAAGGAGACAGAGCCTGGGAGGGGATTCTGGGTCCAGGATGCCATGGGCCGTGCCACAGGACCCCACCCCACTGTGCGGCCGAGAGGGCAAAGCTGCCTCCTGAGAAGGGTGAACGAGAGAAGGCTCCGACGGTCCACACTGCGTGTGTGGCTCCCTGCCAGGACTCAGCCGTCCCTGAGACGTCCCCCCGGAGCCCCTGTGATGGGGGGGAGCAGGAGGCTTGTCATTCTCGTTGATGCTCCTGGAACCAGGGTCCCCAGGCTGGAAGGGACTCACAgggcagatggggaaacagaggcccatGGGGGCACGGCTAATCAGGGGCAGCGCTGCACCCAGATGCAGGGCCTCCTGACCCCGTGGCTGTgtgcttctctcctctccagatgGCCCAGTGGAAGAGTTCAAACCCAAGCCCAGGTGAGTGGGACGCAGCTGTGGTGAAGCCCTGGGAGCAGAGGGCCAGTGAGGGAGGATGATCAGGACAGGACAGGAGAGCAGTGTGGCACAGTGGGTGTGGGCTGGGGGTGCGGCAGGCACAGAGCACCATGTATGGTTGTACAGGTTGTGTACTGCACAAGAGGTTCTACCTGGGGGGAGGGTAGTGGGGGCTGAAATCTATTCCACGTTTCATTACCAATTTCGTGCCCTGGCATGGACAGCACTGAGTTCATCTAGAGGAAAGTGATGGACAAGTCATGgccctcccacatcccacaggaTAGCTAGAACATCCTCCTCCATGGCTGAGGTGGGACCTGGGGGAAGACGGAAGAAAATTTGGGGGAGCCAAGCAATGAAACCATGCCATCCCAGGCGTGGTGGCTTCAAAGAGCCACAGAGGGGCAGAGCAGGGCAAGTTGGTCCCACGCACATGAAACCTCCTGGGAAGCTGTGGGTCTTGGGGTGGGGCGCGGGCCCGCAAGGGTTTCCCTTTTTGGCGATGCCAAACCCGCCAGCAGAGGGCGCCCCAGCACGCTCATGGGCTGCTTCCCCCGTCATCCAGACGGCCGGAATCCAGCCGGAGTCCAGCTCCATCTCCTTGTCCAGCACCCTCTCTGTCCTGGCCTCTTGTCCGTCCACTGCAGCCTCTCATTTCAGCCCCACACAGACCGGAGGGCAGACAGGGAAGCCCACTGGGCCTGGCACCACGCAGCACACGCGTGTTGGACCGCAGCAAACGCAGGGCTCCTGGCTCACGGGGTCAACCCCCGGTATCTGGAGTCAGACAAGCATGTCACCTGGTCCCAGCTTCTCTGCTTCCTGGCTGCGTGGTTTTGAGCAAGTCACGACCTCTTTGGGCCTCGGTTTCTTAAATGAGATGAACGGGACCTACTTCCCAGGTGTctggtgaggatgaaatgaaaggacGCATGTGAAGGAGCTGAGCACGTGTGAGCCGCCTCTTGTGATGTGGGTGGGCTGTGCAGCCGGGCGGCCGTGTTTCTGCAGGAAGGAGATGGGCCCGGCCTGCCCCAGGCCCCCACCGTCCCTCGGGTCCAGGGACGGCTTGATGCTCACCCCTCTGCCTTTGTCTCCCCGACAGGCTGTTCATGCCCAACTTGGTGCCGCCCAAGATCCCCGATGGAGAGAGAGTAGACTTCGATGTGAGTGGTGGTTTCTGGGAGAGAAGGCCAGGCTAGGGGTGGTCACATGACCCCCCCATGAGAGAGACCTTACGACCTTGTGCGCTGGTGTCCAGCACAGGCTGGGCTGGGCGTTACCCGGGTTCAGGCCACAGTGGTCCCTTCCCTGGCCAGGCCCCAAGCCGTGCCAGAGGCCTTTTGCATTGAGGGGGGTGGTGTGtccccctccttgtctctccccTGGACTCGTGGGGCATGGCAGCCTCCGAGCCAGGTGGTCCGCCCGCAGGACATCCACCGGAAGCGCATGGAGAAGGACCTGAACGAGCTGCAGACGCTGATCGAGGCTCActttgagaacaggaagaaggaggaggaggagctcgTTTCACTCAAAGACAGGATCGTAGGTGTCGAGCCCCAGCTGGTCCTCCACCCTCCATGGTtaggccctgcctcctccaggcagccctccctggagcccCTTACCCTGGTAGAAGTGGGCTCTCCATCGGGAACGTGCAGCCAGGAGCCGCTTCGAAGGGTCTGCACTGTGGTTTCTTGGGTCCCTACCTTCCCTCCCCGCCAGACCAGATGCTCCTTGACGGCTGGAGCCGAGTCGATTCATCTCTGGCCCCCTCAGGCCTCAGCTGtcccaggcctgcccctgcctccctcccactggGCACAAATCCCCCCGTAATGAAGGGAGAGTGACCTCGAGAATCCCAGATCATTCTACAGGGGAGCGAGAGGTCATCTTgactccctttttttctctctgccaaaCTGGCCTTCCCACTGGTGACCTGCTGCTCTGAGTGGCAGCTGAGGACTTGGCCGTCTATCTCTGAGCACAAAGCAGCCGCTCGGGCGTAGCCCCCGTGGGAGGTGGGAGCAGCCTGCCTGACATTTTTCAAATTGTTGAGGACAATCCCACAATAAGTGATGCTCTGTGCGGGTCATCTGCACGTGCCCGGCATGGACCGTCCTTGTATAGCCGGGGCGTGCTGCGCTGGCCCAGCTGTCGAGGGGCTGTCCCTGCCTGTGTTTAGGGGGCTGGCTGAGCACGGAGGCCCTTGGAGGAAGGGCAGTCACGGCCCCCACTCTGGAGGGAAAGCCCCCCTGTGGGTCCCTGCGCATCTGATGACACCTCCTCCCTGTGCACACCGGGTGGGCCTGGCCTCTTTCTCTGTAGGAGAAACGGCGGGCTGAGCGAGCCGAACAGCAGCGCATCCGGAACGAGCGGGAGAAGGAGCGTCAGACCCGCCTGGCCGTGAGtgcccccaggccccagcccgcAGAGCCCCCCAGCACgctcccagctcctgccaggcCCCCAGGCTCCCCTCTGTTCATAGACATCGATTCAGCCAAGAGACAGCAAGCGCCTAGGAGCCCTGGGCGTTGTTTTGGCTCTGATGGCacacagagaaggagacagaattGCTGGGGTCCTCGTGAGCTTAGGATTTAGGCCCTCCATCCTCATCGCTTGCCCAGCGCAGGCTACCAGGGGCTGGAAGGTCCCAGAGCCGAAGCTGCAGACCTCCTTGGGGGCGATGGGCCTCACACTCAGGCATCAGGACCACGTTCTTTCAGTCGGTCGCTcgtcattcattcaatgaacagaagTGCTCACGGCTGAGTGCCAGGCCCTGTGAACGGGGGGTAGGGGCACCCAGGGGAGAGAAGGCTCAGATCAACTTGCCATAGAGACCGCCAGCTGCAACGCAGCATCAGgggtcctgcccctgcccctaaTGCCCTCTGCTCCCCGCCGACAACCAGGAGGAGCGGGCGCGGCGAGAGGAAGAGGAGAACCGGAGGAAGGCCGAGGACGAGGCCCGGAAGAAGAAGGCTCTGTCCAACATGATCCACTTTGGAGGCTATATCCAGAGGGTAGGTGGGGGCAGCCGCGGTCTTCCAGGCACCCGGACGTGCCTCGAGGAGTGAGGCATCCGCTGCAGCAGACAGACCGGAGGCTGGTCCCAGGACGAGGTTCCCAGGTGCCTGGGTGAGAGCCGGCCTCCTCACGCCCCGCTCCGGGGCTCGCTCAGCCACGCTGCGGCCTTTGCTCGCTGGGCCCTGCCGGGGTGGTCCTGTGGGCCAAGGCCGGATGCCACTgttcctccccacccctggctTCAGCCggcccaggagcccaggtggCCAGGTGCAGCTGGAGAGCCCTGAGCCTATTGTCAGGGGCCCGGTGGGGACTCCGATCTGCACACACAGCTGTGCACGGCACCTCAGTCTCCTCCTGTCCACCGTGGGGCTGGTGCTGTCTGCCCCGCCGGCTTTGGGAAAGTCAGATGAGCTAACACTGGTAGCATCCGTGTGCACACATGGAGGCGGCTGGTTCCTGGGAACTCCCTCTCCGTTCCTAGTTTTCGTGCCGCACTCCTACTAAATATTCGCCAGGGAGGAGGGGTGCTGTAGACTGATTTTCTCCGTGCCGTGGAGGGGTCAGAACAATCCCTTAGATTTCCAACGTCCCCAGCTGAGCACAAGGCCGGCCCCCTGCACTGGCCCCCACAGTGACCGTAGCAGCCAAACTTGGCGTGGCTCTGCTGTGGAAACTGCCGCTGCCGTAGCGCCAGGCCCGTGTCCTAGCAGACGACGGTGCCCGCAGCGAGCGTCTgatcaccttctcctcttccccctgTCTCTCTACCTTTGTCTtctgctctgtgccctgccctctctctgtgtctctgttgtGGTCTCGGTCTTTCTCTCTGGGTCTTTCTCTCATGCTGTCCTGGCTTTGCAGGCCGAGGTGGGTACCAAACCTCAAACCCTCTTCCTCCTCATGGTttttttttggcggggggggggggggcggtccccgggaggagaaGGAGCCTGGCCTGGGAGGGGAGGCATGTGGGGATTGGGCGAGGCGGGAGGAGGAGCCTGGAGAGAGATGGAAGAttggagaggcagaggaaggggggctggcccggccCTCCCCGCCTGGCCTCAGTGTCTCCGGGGATCCAGGCAGCGGATGCTGTGGGTGTTGCAGGAAGAAGAGAATCAGAACCTGGTCCTTCTGCAGGCCTTGCCCAGCTCCCACGGGGTTATGGGAGGATCAGGGGACGGAGGGGGGGTTCTCCAGCCAATTCTCCCTGCTTCTCACCCCTCCAGACGGAGCGGAAAAGTGGGAAGCGGCAGACAGAgcgggaaaagaagaagaagattctGGCGGAGAGGAGGAAGGTGCTGGCCATCGACCACCTGAATGAAGATCAGCTGAGGTGGGGCCGGTGGTGGCCAGGCTCCTCCGGGCTGCTccaggagggggcagggcagggctcgTCGCCACCACCAGGGGGCGCTGCCGCCTCACGTATTTTCCCGGGACCTGTTTGGCGGGAAAGGACTGAGCAGGCCCCTCACCTCTGTGAGCTTCCCCTGACCCACCTGCACACAGGTGCTGGGCAGGGGGCTTGAGTAGACGCTCTGCAGTGCGCGAAAgcctgcttcctcttcctccgCGTCCCCGggactttgtcatggcagcccccCTGTCTGTTCCTAAGCACTGGGCACGGCCATCTGGGCCCCATGTTCAGCCCGGTGCTGGGGGCCCCTCTGcaggcctgggggtgggaaggaaggCTGGGGCCCACGGGGGCTGGCTCAGGGTCAGGATGAAGGCGGATGAGGGCCCTCCTTGTTGCCCCCTCTGGCCCGTGCAGGGAGAAGGCCAAGGAACTGTGGCAGAGCATCTACAACCTGGAGGCCGAGAAGTTCGACCTGCAGGAGAAGTTCAAGCAGCAGAAATACGAAGTGCGCAGCCACCGCCCCCTCCCCATCCCGTGCCCCCACTTCCCCGCCTCCTcgtctttctcctcctccccctcctcccctccccctcctcctccctcctctcctctcccactcctctttcccttttccttcctcccccaccgCTGAGCCCTTCTCCCCCATGGCCAGGCGCCCCCCAGGACCTGAGCCTAGTGAGCTCCAGTGTGACTCTGTCTTTCCCACTTTTCTTCCAGATCAATGTTCTCCGGAACAGGATCAATGATAACCAGAAAGTGTAAGCACCAGAGCCCCCCCCCTTCCCTCGCCCACCCCTGCCTCCGTTCTCCTGGTCTCCCCGCCATCCACTCCCCTCCTTCAGCTCAAAGGCTCCCTCCGgagcctccctctcctctccccagtggAGCCAGAGTCCTCCCTCCAGGCTGCACCCCCAGCCCTCAGCATCCCCCCGCTATGGGGACCTGCTGCCCTGCCCTGAGTCCCCATGAGACAGggtcctgctcctcctgcagctccAAGACCCGCGGCAAGGCCAAAGTCACCGGGCGCTGGAAGTAGAGGCTGCAGCCTCCTTGGGGGCCAGGCCTCCTTCCCGGAAGACCTGctcctcgctgtgtcctcacccTGCACGCCCCCAGCTCCTGGGCACCAGAGGCAGACTCTTCTGGAAGACAGGAGCCAGCCCAGCTGGAAGCCTTCACTCACGCCTGACCCCCACGTGCCCACAGCACGCCCGTAATAAAAAGCCACTGCACATTGAATGGCATTTCTGTCACTTCCCTTGT contains:
- the TNNT2 gene encoding troponin T, cardiac muscle isoform X2, giving the protein MKSEYPRDQEEAAEGEAEAEAEDHAGDGQEEEAKEAEDGPVEEFKPKPRLFMPNLVPPKIPDGERVDFDDIHRKRMEKDLNELQTLIEAHFENRKKEEEELVSLKDRIEKRRAERAEQQRIRNEREKERQTRLAEERARREEEENRRKAEDEARKKKALSNMIHFGGYIQRTERKSGKRQTEREKKKKILAERRKVLAIDHLNEDQLREKAKELWQSIYNLEAEKFDLQEKFKQQKYEINVLRNRINDNQKVSKTRGKAKVTGRWK
- the TNNT2 gene encoding troponin T, cardiac muscle isoform X1, with product MKSEYPRDQEEAAEGEAEAEAEDHAGEDGQEEEAKEAEDGPVEEFKPKPRLFMPNLVPPKIPDGERVDFDDIHRKRMEKDLNELQTLIEAHFENRKKEEEELVSLKDRIEKRRAERAEQQRIRNEREKERQTRLAEERARREEEENRRKAEDEARKKKALSNMIHFGGYIQRTERKSGKRQTEREKKKKILAERRKVLAIDHLNEDQLREKAKELWQSIYNLEAEKFDLQEKFKQQKYEINVLRNRINDNQKVSKTRGKAKVTGRWK
- the TNNT2 gene encoding troponin T, cardiac muscle isoform X3 encodes the protein MPNLVPPKIPDGERVDFDDIHRKRMEKDLNELQTLIEAHFENRKKEEEELVSLKDRIEKRRAERAEQQRIRNEREKERQTRLAEERARREEEENRRKAEDEARKKKALSNMIHFGGYIQRTERKSGKRQTEREKKKKILAERRKVLAIDHLNEDQLREKAKELWQSIYNLEAEKFDLQEKFKQQKYEINVLRNRINDNQKVSKTRGKAKVTGRWK